CGATCTTCTTTGTTCCCGTGTTCTTCATTTTTGTTTTGGGTGCAGTTGAAAAGCTGTTTTCCTCGAAACAGAAAAATCCATCTTAAATGACATTGAGCAGAGGGAATCAACAGGTTTCCTCTGACTCCACCTCAGTATCTATCCTCATCTTATTTGGAGAAGACCATGTCTAAAGCGACTGTCTTATCTCGTGGCCTGCTTGTGTCTACGCTTTCGATTGCCCTAACAGCATGTATCAATCTGCAGGCACCCAAACCTGCGATCAAATCAGATATTTCAGAAAATTTTGCCCTTGCAAACACAGGCAACTCAATTGCAACTCAGGGCTATAAACAGTTCTTTGCCGATACACGCCTATTGCAAGTGATTGAAATCAGCTTAAATAACAACCGTGATTTACGTACTGCAACACTGAATATTCAACGTGCCCAACAGCAATATCAGATCAGTAAAAATGATCAGTTGCCTACTATTGGGGCAAATGCCAGTGCAGTTCGACAGGTGAATCCGTCTGCGAACCCAAACAATCCCTATTCAACTTTTCAAGTCGGACTAGGAATGACGGCTTATGAACTGGATTTTTGGGGCCGAGTCAAAAGCTTAAAAGATGTGGCCTTAAATAATTACTTTGCGACCCAAAGTGCCAGAGAAGCCACGCAGATCAGTTTAGTCAGTCAAGTCTCACAAGCTTGGTTAGATTATGCCTTTGCTCAGGCCAACCTCAATCTTGCAGAACAAACCTTAAAAGCACAACTTGATTCCTATAACCTGAACAAAAAACGTTTTGAAGTCGGTATTGATAGCGAGGTTCCACTGCGTCAGGCACAAATTTCAGTTGAGACTGCACGAAATGATGTCGCCGCCTATAAAACCCAAGTGTCGCAGGCTCAAAATTTACTCAATTTACTGGCTGGACAAAATGTTCCTCAGCAGCTCTTACCGAATCAAGCTGTAAAAACAATTAGTACTGAAACCACATTTGCAACTGGTTTAAGTAGTGACTTACTGAATAACCGCCCCGACCTCAAAGCGACTGAATATCAATTACGTGCTGCTGGAGCCAATATTGGCGCAGCCAAAGCACGTATGTTCCCTACCATTAGCCTGACAGGTTCAGCTGGCTATGCCTCAACCGATCTTAAAGATTTATTTAAATCTGGTGGTTTTGCTTGGTCAATTGGACCAAGTATCGACCTGCCCATTTTCGATTGGGGGACGCGTAAAGCCAATATTAAAATTTCAGAAACTGAACAACAAATTGCACTGGCAGATTATGAAAAAGCCATTCAATCTGCGTTCCGTGAGGTTAATGATGCGTTGGCTGCACATGCCCATATTGACGAGCGTTTAGCGGCACAACGCCGTTTGGTCTCTGCCACTGAAACCACTTATAAATTATCCACGGCTCGATTTAGAGCGGGGATTGATAGTTATCTGACCGTGTTGGATGCACAACGTTCTGCTTATGCTGCACAACAAGGCTTACTGATGCTTGAACAAAGCAAGTTGAATAATCAGATTGAATTGTATAAAGCTTTAGGCGGTGGGCTATCTCAACATTCATAAACGCTTAAGTCTGTTATTGGGGCTGATTTTTACATATTCAGCCCTTATAGTATTGAGCTTTAAATGAAAAATAACAGTTGATCTATGTTTACACTTTCGATTACACCCAGATTCTATGAAACTGATGCTTTTGGACATATCAACAATACTGTCATTACAGGCTGGTTTGAAACTGCACGTGAACCTGTTTTTCGCTTATTCAACCCAAGTATGGAAATCAAAAATCTACCTTTGATTCTGGCTCGTGTTGAAGTCGATTTTGTTGCACAAATCTATTACGGCGCTGATATCGAAATCAAAACATGGATTGAACATATCGGCAATTCTTCTTTTATTGTGGCGCATGAAGCTTGGCAAAATGACCACTGCGTTGCACGTGGCAAAGCGGTTCAGGTGTATTTTGATTTCAGCACGCAAAAATCAGGTCGTATTCCAGATCAATTCCGTGACCAGTTGCAACAATATCTGATAAGCCAATAAAGATTTTCCGCTGAAATAAACCGATTGATTTCAGCGGATTAAACTTATTCACCTAAATCTTCGAGAAAATCAAAGGTCGGTACAAAGAATAGGCTACCTGAAACAGCGGTACTAAAATCAAGTAGGCGATCGACATGCCCAGTTTCTTTACCTAAGAACATATTTTCAAGCATGGTTTTGGTGATATTAAAAGAGCGTGAATAGCCTATAAAGAAAGTGCCATATTCCCCTTCAGTTGGATTGGAAAATGGCATATTGGCTCTTAAAATTTTAAGTTCGTTGCCGTCCGCATCATGGGCCTTACTCGCGACATTATGTGCACTTTGCGGTTTGACATCATCGCCAAGTTCAACATCGTCATATTTCTTTCGACCAATCACTTTTTCCTGTTCTTCGGTGCTTAGACCCTTCCACATTTCCATGTTATGTAGGTACTTTTGAATAAACACATAACTGCCACCTAGGAACTCAGTATCTTCTGAACCGACATAAGCAATCTCTTTGGCAATTTCATGCTCAGGGTTTTCAGTACCATCTACAAAACCAATAATCGCGCGACCATCAAAGTATCTAAAACCTTTGGTCTCGCTAATTGGATAGGTATCCTCTTTGAGTTGCTCATGCAAAATTGAGGCAAGTTCATAGCAAATTGC
This genomic stretch from Acinetobacter sp. C32I harbors:
- the adeC gene encoding AdeC/AdeK/OprM family multidrug efflux complex outer membrane factor, encoding MSKATVLSRGLLVSTLSIALTACINLQAPKPAIKSDISENFALANTGNSIATQGYKQFFADTRLLQVIEISLNNNRDLRTATLNIQRAQQQYQISKNDQLPTIGANASAVRQVNPSANPNNPYSTFQVGLGMTAYELDFWGRVKSLKDVALNNYFATQSAREATQISLVSQVSQAWLDYAFAQANLNLAEQTLKAQLDSYNLNKKRFEVGIDSEVPLRQAQISVETARNDVAAYKTQVSQAQNLLNLLAGQNVPQQLLPNQAVKTISTETTFATGLSSDLLNNRPDLKATEYQLRAAGANIGAAKARMFPTISLTGSAGYASTDLKDLFKSGGFAWSIGPSIDLPIFDWGTRKANIKISETEQQIALADYEKAIQSAFREVNDALAAHAHIDERLAAQRRLVSATETTYKLSTARFRAGIDSYLTVLDAQRSAYAAQQGLLMLEQSKLNNQIELYKALGGGLSQHS
- a CDS encoding thioesterase family protein; translation: MFTLSITPRFYETDAFGHINNTVITGWFETAREPVFRLFNPSMEIKNLPLILARVEVDFVAQIYYGADIEIKTWIEHIGNSSFIVAHEAWQNDHCVARGKAVQVYFDFSTQKSGRIPDQFRDQLQQYLISQ
- a CDS encoding Dyp-type peroxidase, which codes for MNTPLRPQPVINNLSGENALFIVLGINSNPDHSGVIDFLANFSALVRSLTNRFPNSNFSASVGIGSNAWDLLFPDLNKPKELAPFQEIKGPRHTAVATAGDLFFHIRANQMAICYELASILHEQLKEDTYPISETKGFRYFDGRAIIGFVDGTENPEHEIAKEIAYVGSEDTEFLGGSYVFIQKYLHNMEMWKGLSTEEQEKVIGRKKYDDVELGDDVKPQSAHNVASKAHDADGNELKILRANMPFSNPTEGEYGTFFIGYSRSFNITKTMLENMFLGKETGHVDRLLDFSTAVSGSLFFVPTFDFLEDLGE